One part of the Phycisphaerae bacterium genome encodes these proteins:
- a CDS encoding deoxyhypusine synthase, with protein sequence MATKKELLSRTIEHIDITQIDTRPLINAMSRMAFSARDMSRAAEIYEKMLRDKECAVILCLAGSLISAGLKKVIIDMMRHNMVDAVVSTGANIVDQDFFEALGFRHYIAPEVYKAGLNDNELRDLHIDRIYDTFIDEDDLRVCDETCLKIAERLDARPYSSREFIFEMGRYAKEHGAGVDSIVQTAFEKQVPIFAPAFNDCSAGLGLVEYIRTRMGSPRMTIDSMQDFYELTQIKVKNPVTGLFMIGGGVPKNFTQDIVVAADILGANPEMHKYAIQITIADVRDGALSSSTLKEASSWGKVDTAFEQMVFSEATIAFPIIASAAYHSKSWEGRRDRKFCAMLDDAMSPAAAGV encoded by the coding sequence ATGGCGACCAAGAAGGAACTGCTGTCCAGGACGATCGAGCACATCGACATCACCCAGATTGACACGCGGCCGCTCATCAATGCAATGAGCCGGATGGCGTTCAGTGCTCGCGATATGTCCCGCGCCGCAGAGATTTATGAGAAGATGCTGCGGGACAAGGAATGCGCCGTGATCCTTTGTCTTGCGGGTTCGCTCATCAGCGCGGGGCTCAAGAAGGTCATTATCGACATGATGCGGCACAACATGGTTGATGCCGTTGTAAGCACCGGGGCCAACATCGTCGATCAGGACTTCTTCGAAGCGCTCGGATTCCGGCACTACATCGCGCCCGAAGTTTACAAAGCCGGACTCAATGATAACGAGCTGCGCGACCTTCACATCGACCGCATCTACGACACATTCATTGATGAAGACGATCTGCGGGTTTGCGACGAAACCTGCCTCAAGATCGCCGAGCGGCTGGATGCGAGGCCGTATTCTTCGCGAGAGTTCATCTTTGAGATGGGCCGCTACGCGAAGGAGCATGGCGCGGGCGTCGATTCGATCGTGCAGACCGCCTTTGAGAAGCAGGTGCCGATCTTCGCGCCGGCGTTCAACGATTGCTCCGCCGGTCTTGGGCTGGTGGAGTACATTCGCACGCGAATGGGCTCACCCCGCATGACAATTGACAGCATGCAGGATTTCTACGAATTGACGCAGATCAAAGTGAAGAATCCCGTCACAGGTCTCTTCATGATCGGTGGCGGCGTGCCCAAGAATTTCACGCAGGATATCGTTGTTGCGGCCGATATCCTGGGCGCCAATCCGGAAATGCACAAATACGCGATTCAAATCACCATTGCCGACGTTCGTGATGGGGCGTTGTCCAGCAGCACGCTTAAGGAAGCCTCAAGCTGGGGCAAGGTCGATACAGCTTTCGAGCAAATGGTGTTCAGCGAAGCGACGATCGCATTTCCGATCATTGCGTCCGCCGCGTATCACAGCAAGAGCTGGGAAGGCCGCCGTGACCGGAAGTTCTGCGCGATGCTGGACGACGCCATGTCGCCCGCGGCCGCCGGCGTGTGA
- a CDS encoding PilZ domain-containing protein, protein MVRDPLERRRDPRTQANLPIMIRVDGAAEKAPAHLVDLSSGGAAVVMTAFNAPGMGDYLDLQFETPGNNEDGEPRRIRHETAVVMNVGRPERGIARLGLRFIQCCDPGLEIFDPIDTLSDHRRSVDPVLQSDRWESARKLGSVRNRRSGETASAF, encoded by the coding sequence ATGGTCCGTGATCCGCTTGAACGACGACGAGACCCTCGAACCCAGGCCAATCTTCCGATCATGATCCGCGTGGATGGCGCGGCCGAGAAGGCTCCGGCACATCTGGTTGACCTGTCATCGGGCGGCGCTGCTGTCGTGATGACGGCGTTCAACGCGCCCGGGATGGGTGATTATCTCGATCTTCAGTTTGAAACCCCGGGTAACAATGAAGACGGCGAACCGCGACGCATTCGGCATGAGACGGCCGTCGTCATGAACGTCGGTCGCCCGGAGCGCGGCATTGCTCGCCTGGGCTTGCGGTTTATTCAGTGCTGCGATCCGGGTCTTGAGATTTTTGATCCGATCGACACGCTCTCGGATCATCGCCGAAGTGTCGATCCGGTGCTCCAGTCGGATCGGTGGGAGTCCGCGCGAAAGCTGGGTTCGGTGCGAAATCGCCGGTCCGGCGAAACCGCGAGCGCTTTCTGA
- a CDS encoding HEAT repeat domain-containing protein — MTSTPQSEITLIEAPARCRPSRRLALIVLSLGTICVVTPACERTGRGKLFESRKSSRDYLDLALESQNADERRRGVVGLAKGADGQRDWAVKVYDTLARTDPDAMVRCAALRALVPCEHSPRVDTCIKLLRSASGPIEGVREAPATVRWRAALLLGHAVRSGAFSDEERGRIVEVLIDRGAKEPDQNARLAMIETLGYFPERRVIEMLIGTLESDNFTLQHAAEMSLAMLTGVTHNHDPDAWAAWYKSVADPFERAGTMPPAALSKRGAKSHWDWLGWWE, encoded by the coding sequence ATGACGTCAACGCCGCAGTCTGAAATCACGCTGATCGAGGCTCCGGCTCGATGCAGACCCTCACGGCGGCTTGCCCTGATCGTCCTGTCGCTGGGCACAATCTGTGTCGTCACTCCGGCATGCGAACGAACAGGTCGTGGCAAACTATTCGAAAGCCGGAAATCCAGCCGGGATTATCTCGATCTGGCGCTCGAGTCGCAAAACGCGGACGAACGCCGCCGTGGCGTCGTCGGTCTCGCAAAAGGGGCCGATGGCCAGCGAGACTGGGCCGTCAAAGTATACGATACGCTGGCGCGGACTGATCCGGACGCGATGGTTCGCTGCGCCGCGCTTCGAGCTCTTGTGCCGTGCGAGCATTCGCCTCGCGTCGATACCTGCATCAAGCTGTTGCGAAGCGCCAGTGGACCGATCGAGGGCGTTCGAGAGGCGCCGGCAACGGTTCGATGGCGGGCCGCCCTGCTGCTGGGCCACGCGGTGCGAAGCGGCGCCTTTTCAGACGAGGAACGCGGACGCATCGTCGAGGTGTTGATCGATCGGGGCGCAAAAGAGCCGGATCAGAACGCGCGCCTGGCGATGATTGAAACGCTTGGCTACTTCCCCGAGCGCCGGGTGATTGAAATGCTCATCGGCACGCTGGAGTCAGACAATTTCACGCTGCAGCACGCCGCCGAAATGTCGCTGGCGATGCTCACGGGGGTGACGCACAATCACGATCCGGATGCCTGGGCCGCCTGGTACAAGTCAGTCGCTGATCCGTTCGAGCGTGCCGGCACCATGCCGCCGGCCGCGCTGTCGAAGCGCGGCGCGAAGTCCCATTGGGATTGGCTGGGCTGGTGGGAGTAG
- a CDS encoding glutamate racemase, giving the protein MANDDRCIAVFDSGIGGLTVVRELQRRLPNEEIVYFGDTARVPYGIKSGETVTRFAKENCEFLLRFDPKMIVVACNTASAAALPALSEWLPIPVSGVVEPGARAAVLQGEGRTIAVIATEATINSDAYRRAMKRFQPDVRVIQKPCPLFVPLAEEGRRCDDPITRAVVRDYLQPIVRLDPRVIVLGCTHYPLLRDAIAEVAGPKIVLLDSGEQTAKAVVQQLQSSDSLSSRRGPGKLTCYVSDNPQRFRELGQRFLDHPVLDVTWISPEQFFAHDVNAAV; this is encoded by the coding sequence ATGGCAAACGACGATCGGTGTATTGCGGTATTCGACTCAGGCATCGGCGGCTTGACGGTCGTTCGCGAATTGCAGCGCCGCCTTCCCAATGAAGAAATCGTCTATTTCGGCGATACGGCCCGGGTGCCTTACGGCATCAAGAGCGGCGAAACGGTCACGCGCTTCGCGAAGGAGAATTGCGAATTCCTGCTGCGCTTCGATCCCAAGATGATCGTCGTGGCGTGCAACACGGCGAGCGCCGCGGCGCTGCCGGCGCTCTCGGAGTGGCTTCCCATTCCGGTCAGCGGCGTGGTTGAGCCGGGCGCGCGTGCTGCGGTTCTTCAGGGTGAAGGTCGGACAATCGCGGTGATCGCAACCGAGGCGACGATTAACTCGGATGCGTATCGTCGCGCGATGAAGCGATTCCAGCCGGACGTGCGGGTGATTCAGAAGCCATGCCCGCTTTTTGTGCCGCTTGCGGAAGAGGGTCGTCGATGTGACGATCCGATCACCCGTGCGGTCGTGCGCGATTATCTCCAGCCGATTGTCCGGCTCGATCCTCGCGTGATCGTGCTGGGTTGTACGCACTATCCCCTTCTGCGGGATGCCATCGCCGAAGTCGCCGGACCGAAGATCGTCCTGCTGGACTCCGGCGAGCAGACGGCCAAGGCGGTCGTGCAACAGTTACAATCGTCCGATTCGCTTTCCTCGCGGCGCGGCCCGGGAAAACTAACCTGTTATGTCAGTGACAACCCGCAACGATTTCGGGAACTGGGTCAGCGTTTTCTCGATCATCCGGTCCTGGATGTCACGTGGATCTCGCCCGAGCAGTTCTTTGCCCATGACGTCAACGCCGCAGTCTGA
- a CDS encoding HAD hydrolase-like protein, producing MTSQIPTLVHGGRPFLSNRHQVRAALFDVDGVIADTASLHLNAWRDAIREAGLPFPESVCDALRGVSRRGSLELILCASSIDPSSVEPSRLDSIMSRKNEFYVASLSRLSPADVLPGVSRLVESLRADGIGLAAVSASRNARSVLDRLGVADWFEQIVVESCEQSMRADDGSPAALSTSSDRAIVHRFLVAAEGLGESPPRCVVIEDSPANLRLARQWGMGTIGVGTAVGPDDADVSVLTLDDLDLDD from the coding sequence ATGACTTCTCAAATTCCAACGCTGGTGCACGGGGGCCGTCCGTTTCTCTCGAATCGACATCAGGTTCGCGCCGCCCTGTTTGACGTGGACGGCGTCATTGCCGACACAGCGTCGCTTCATCTCAATGCTTGGCGTGATGCGATTCGCGAGGCCGGTTTGCCGTTTCCCGAATCCGTGTGCGATGCGCTACGGGGCGTTTCGAGGCGCGGTTCGCTGGAGCTGATTCTCTGTGCTTCATCGATTGATCCATCGTCGGTGGAGCCGTCGCGGCTGGACTCCATCATGTCGCGAAAGAACGAGTTCTACGTCGCTTCCTTGTCTCGCCTGAGCCCTGCCGATGTGCTGCCGGGTGTATCCAGATTGGTGGAATCGCTGCGTGCTGACGGCATCGGCTTGGCGGCCGTGTCAGCCAGTCGCAACGCTCGCAGTGTTCTCGATCGGCTCGGCGTTGCCGACTGGTTTGAACAAATAGTCGTGGAATCCTGCGAGCAATCGATGCGGGCGGATGATGGCAGCCCGGCGGCTTTGAGTACGTCCTCCGACCGAGCCATCGTGCATCGGTTCCTCGTTGCGGCCGAGGGCTTGGGCGAATCGCCGCCACGCTGTGTGGTCATCGAGGATTCGCCCGCTAATCTGCGCCTGGCCAGGCAATGGGGCATGGGAACGATTGGCGTCGGGACGGCCGTCGGCCCGGATGATGCGGATGTGAGTGTACTGACGCTCGATGACCTTGATCTCGACGACTGA
- the scpB gene encoding SMC-Scp complex subunit ScpB, which translates to MDGAPSIMETPTHADAPEEFSPESDAARSEEIPTEQTTPSDTAAAGEPAPNRIVEAILLSSDTQMSAARIASIMGSGSSKDVRRHIDALNEEYRSRGSSFRIEEIAGGYQILTLPQFNTWLVKLLRVRQETKLTAAAMETLSIVAYKQPCTRAEVESVRGVAAGDMLNKLREMNLVKIVGRAEDLGRPILYGTTKRFLEVFGLPSLEDLPQVEALKLAPKGAGYSGDVQQPGSAAAEIADATAEAVEMAEYTDANSESSSRPLRMNDNAAANDDIE; encoded by the coding sequence ATGGACGGCGCACCTTCGATCATGGAAACCCCCACGCACGCCGACGCTCCCGAGGAGTTCTCTCCTGAATCAGACGCCGCGCGGTCTGAAGAAATTCCAACTGAGCAGACAACGCCTTCGGACACGGCGGCAGCCGGCGAACCCGCTCCCAATCGCATCGTCGAGGCGATTTTGCTGTCCTCGGATACCCAGATGTCGGCCGCCAGGATTGCGTCGATCATGGGCAGCGGATCGTCGAAGGACGTTCGGCGACACATCGACGCGTTGAATGAGGAATACAGGTCGCGAGGCAGTTCCTTTCGAATCGAGGAAATTGCCGGTGGATACCAGATTCTCACCTTGCCGCAATTCAACACCTGGCTGGTCAAGCTCCTGCGTGTGCGGCAGGAGACGAAGCTGACGGCTGCCGCAATGGAGACGCTGTCAATCGTCGCCTACAAGCAGCCTTGTACCCGCGCCGAGGTCGAATCGGTGCGCGGTGTGGCGGCGGGCGACATGCTCAACAAGCTCCGCGAAATGAATCTCGTGAAGATTGTCGGTCGTGCGGAGGATCTGGGCCGCCCGATTCTCTACGGCACCACGAAGCGGTTCCTCGAAGTGTTCGGGTTGCCATCATTGGAAGACCTGCCCCAGGTCGAGGCACTGAAGCTCGCACCGAAAGGCGCGGGCTACTCTGGCGACGTGCAACAACCTGGCTCGGCCGCGGCCGAAATTGCGGACGCTACGGCCGAGGCTGTTGAAATGGCCGAATATACAGACGCGAATTCGGAAAGTTCCTCAAGGCCGCTCCGCATGAACGACAACGCCGCGGCGAACGACGACATCGAATAG
- a CDS encoding enoyl-CoA hydratase/isomerase family protein has product MNYAGRPADSFGFKLIHYEKHNHRATVTFNRPEVLNAVNGPMLLELNAAFQDASWDDDVRVLVLTGEGDRAFCTGADVKEQNDEFVNQPDRYWKWMGLFIECHERLRNIGKPTIARLNGMVVGGGNEFNMSCDLAIAADDIIIRQVGAARGSVAAAGATQFLPLIVGDRRAREILFLCEEIPAKRALEWGLVNQIVPRSGLDAAVDVMSAKLIDKMPECIRYAKQQLNFWRDLSWHTTIGHARDWLSIHNRSAEVAEGMRAFVEKRPVDYAALRQQSDRRIE; this is encoded by the coding sequence ATGAACTACGCCGGTCGGCCGGCCGACTCATTCGGCTTCAAGCTTATCCACTACGAAAAGCACAATCATCGCGCGACGGTGACCTTCAATCGGCCGGAAGTACTCAATGCGGTAAACGGCCCGATGCTGCTGGAGTTAAACGCCGCGTTTCAGGACGCGTCGTGGGATGATGATGTCCGCGTGCTCGTTCTCACCGGCGAAGGCGACCGCGCCTTCTGCACAGGCGCAGACGTCAAGGAGCAGAACGACGAATTCGTGAACCAGCCGGACAGATACTGGAAATGGATGGGCCTGTTCATTGAATGCCATGAACGCCTGCGCAATATCGGCAAACCGACCATCGCGCGGCTCAACGGCATGGTCGTTGGCGGGGGAAACGAGTTTAACATGTCGTGCGATCTGGCGATTGCGGCGGACGATATCATCATCCGACAGGTCGGTGCTGCGAGAGGCAGTGTCGCTGCGGCGGGGGCGACCCAGTTTCTGCCGCTGATTGTCGGAGACCGGCGAGCCAGGGAGATTCTGTTTCTCTGCGAGGAAATCCCGGCGAAGCGAGCGCTGGAATGGGGGCTGGTCAACCAGATCGTTCCGCGCAGCGGGCTCGATGCCGCGGTGGATGTCATGTCGGCAAAGCTGATTGACAAGATGCCCGAGTGCATCCGTTATGCCAAGCAGCAGCTCAATTTCTGGCGCGACCTGTCCTGGCATACAACGATCGGACACGCCCGGGACTGGTTGAGCATTCACAATCGGTCCGCCGAGGTCGCCGAAGGAATGCGGGCGTTCGTCGAGAAACGCCCGGTCGACTACGCGGCGCTCAGGCAACAGAGCGATCGGAGAATCGAATAG
- the dprA gene encoding DNA-processing protein DprA: MVSDNVATEVCRKYLRLHLCDGIGAVRFGALLREFGDIDRVLGASVREMARVRSISDRIAERVARERGEVDVDREIDLAGSRGVRIVCMADADYPAPLRMMDDPPPCLYYRGTLQREDAVSMAVVGSRQCSRYGAEQADRFGSLLAGAGLTVVSGMARGIDSAAHRGALSAGGRTLAVIGCGLSYLYPPEATELAERIAASGAILSELPMSVAPDSKNFPPRNRIIAGLSLGVLVVEAARRSGALISAKLACEYNREVFAIPGRIDVASADGCNELIKSGAAKLVMKLEDIMHELGPTGELLMSGSAASKHPIDNQTTTAESSTLFNSTADESIATRSGAPVQNLPRPGVSLTTQEKHTLELLATGSMPIETLCDVSDLPPAQVAAALTSLQLKGLIRRKAGDDFERIG, from the coding sequence ATGGTTTCGGACAACGTGGCCACCGAAGTATGCAGGAAGTACCTGCGATTGCATCTGTGCGACGGCATCGGCGCGGTGCGCTTCGGCGCGCTCCTGCGGGAGTTCGGCGACATTGACCGCGTACTGGGCGCAAGTGTCCGCGAGATGGCACGCGTCCGAAGCATCAGTGACCGAATCGCGGAGCGCGTCGCCCGGGAACGCGGCGAAGTCGATGTCGATCGGGAGATAGACCTCGCGGGCAGCCGCGGCGTGCGCATCGTCTGCATGGCGGATGCTGACTACCCGGCGCCGCTGCGCATGATGGATGATCCGCCCCCATGCCTCTATTACCGCGGCACGTTGCAGCGCGAGGATGCCGTTTCCATGGCAGTCGTGGGTTCGCGCCAGTGCTCACGCTACGGCGCGGAACAGGCGGACCGGTTCGGCTCGCTGCTGGCTGGCGCGGGATTGACGGTCGTATCCGGCATGGCTCGGGGTATCGACTCGGCGGCGCATCGCGGCGCGCTTTCGGCCGGCGGAAGGACGCTTGCCGTCATCGGATGCGGACTATCTTATTTGTATCCACCGGAGGCGACCGAACTCGCGGAGCGGATCGCGGCGTCGGGCGCGATCCTGAGCGAACTGCCGATGAGCGTCGCGCCGGATTCAAAGAACTTCCCGCCGCGCAACCGGATCATCGCGGGCTTGTCTCTTGGCGTGCTCGTGGTCGAGGCGGCCCGGCGCAGCGGCGCGCTCATCAGTGCGAAGCTGGCATGCGAATACAATCGCGAGGTGTTCGCGATACCGGGCCGAATCGACGTCGCCAGCGCCGACGGATGCAATGAACTGATCAAATCGGGGGCGGCCAAGCTCGTGATGAAGCTGGAAGACATCATGCACGAACTGGGACCGACTGGCGAACTGCTCATGTCTGGGAGCGCCGCGTCAAAGCACCCTATCGACAATCAGACCACAACGGCCGAATCGAGCACGCTTTTCAATTCGACGGCCGATGAATCGATTGCGACCCGGAGCGGCGCGCCCGTGCAGAACCTGCCGCGACCCGGAGTGTCTCTGACCACACAGGAAAAGCACACGCTGGAACTGCTTGCAACCGGATCGATGCCGATCGAGACGCTGTGCGACGTAAGCGATCTGCCTCCGGCCCAGGTTGCGGCCGCCCTGACAAGCCTGCAATTAAAAGGTCTGATTCGCCGCAAGGCGGGCGATGATTTTGAGCGCATCGGCTGA
- a CDS encoding HEAT repeat domain-containing protein, translating into MGHTADMEWSLLSGRAGLGLLVLTVGFLGFLGQARAEPDEPRSVEQLVGRLRTGNPDERSGAAYALGEIHENAEVVIPALIMALSDESPRVRWHAVTAIGKFQESGISAEAPLRELLKQGDRTLLLETSVTLGRIGAKSAETADALLALLVEPDADIRRQVLGTLGAMGPLSEANAERIVPLFTDDDWNVRTEAAIASRKIGVCTPAIIKALAGALDDRNIYVRIATAETLGSFGKRSKVTSPRLLHLISEDKDTRVRRAALLAVGSMRADDEETLHALSEILIDRTHPLRREAVEVLGQIGEPAAAQIVSVIADDDKNIRRRAIEAIREIGTGAVPPLSALLRSTDPGIRKRAAEVLEELGKSAEAAVPALGDAMEDPDDLVRTAAVQSLAAIGKTSLPTLIRGLKSERLSVREECARALQRLGRKAAPAVPALVDALSDPDVSVRAGAARTLGAIGKAANSAAGALIKAMDDPDDGVALRAAVALGKTCAESEETVAPLINALLRGRPRDRRATVYALSKMGEKAVDSLIELLKNEDSEVRWHAIDAIGRIGAAAHEAEPALRALLEDEDESVRKNAAWALVQISP; encoded by the coding sequence ATGGGCCATACTGCCGACATGGAATGGAGCTTACTTTCAGGTCGCGCCGGTCTCGGGCTGCTGGTGCTGACTGTCGGCTTTCTCGGCTTCCTGGGGCAAGCCCGCGCAGAGCCGGATGAGCCGCGTTCTGTGGAGCAGCTCGTTGGGCGGCTCCGGACCGGCAATCCGGATGAGCGATCCGGCGCTGCGTACGCCCTCGGCGAAATTCACGAGAACGCCGAAGTCGTCATTCCGGCACTAATAATGGCCCTCTCTGATGAGAGTCCGCGCGTGCGATGGCACGCCGTCACTGCCATCGGAAAATTCCAGGAAAGCGGCATTTCGGCCGAAGCTCCCTTGCGCGAATTGCTCAAGCAGGGAGACCGGACGTTGCTTTTGGAAACGAGTGTCACGCTGGGGCGCATCGGCGCCAAGTCGGCGGAGACCGCCGATGCACTGCTTGCTCTGCTGGTCGAGCCGGATGCGGATATCCGACGCCAGGTGCTGGGCACGCTTGGAGCGATGGGCCCGCTCTCGGAGGCGAATGCTGAGCGAATTGTCCCCCTCTTCACTGACGATGACTGGAATGTTCGCACGGAAGCCGCAATCGCGTCGAGAAAAATCGGCGTTTGCACACCTGCGATCATAAAGGCCCTGGCCGGCGCGCTCGATGATCGAAACATTTATGTCCGGATCGCCACGGCCGAAACCCTCGGTTCGTTCGGCAAGCGTAGCAAGGTCACATCGCCGCGACTGCTGCATTTGATAAGCGAGGACAAAGACACGCGTGTGCGCCGCGCCGCATTGCTTGCAGTGGGATCGATGCGGGCGGACGATGAGGAAACACTGCACGCGCTCTCAGAGATTCTCATCGATCGGACCCATCCGCTGCGCCGAGAAGCGGTGGAGGTTCTCGGACAGATTGGCGAGCCGGCAGCCGCACAAATCGTCAGCGTCATCGCTGACGATGACAAGAACATTCGACGGCGGGCGATCGAGGCGATTCGGGAGATCGGTACGGGGGCGGTTCCACCGTTGTCCGCACTGTTGAGATCGACGGACCCGGGAATCCGCAAGCGCGCGGCGGAGGTGCTGGAGGAACTGGGCAAGTCCGCCGAAGCCGCAGTTCCGGCCCTCGGCGACGCCATGGAAGATCCCGACGATCTGGTACGCACCGCGGCAGTTCAATCGCTGGCTGCGATTGGCAAGACCAGTCTGCCGACTCTCATTCGAGGACTCAAATCCGAGCGCCTGTCGGTTCGAGAGGAGTGTGCCAGGGCTTTGCAGCGACTCGGTCGCAAGGCTGCGCCTGCGGTCCCGGCGCTTGTTGATGCGCTGTCAGACCCGGATGTGTCCGTGCGGGCGGGCGCGGCGCGGACGCTCGGAGCGATTGGCAAGGCCGCGAACTCTGCGGCCGGAGCCCTGATTAAGGCGATGGACGATCCTGACGACGGGGTGGCGTTGCGTGCGGCCGTGGCGCTGGGCAAGACTTGTGCGGAATCCGAGGAGACGGTCGCCCCACTGATCAACGCGCTGCTTCGGGGACGACCACGCGATCGGCGGGCGACGGTGTACGCACTGTCAAAAATGGGAGAGAAAGCGGTCGATTCACTGATCGAACTGCTGAAAAACGAGGACTCTGAGGTTCGCTGGCATGCAATCGACGCGATCGGCCGGATCGGTGCGGCAGCGCACGAGGCCGAGCCGGCACTGCGGGCACTGCTCGAGGACGAGGACGAGTCGGTCAGGAAAAACGCGGCATGGGCGCTGGTTCAGATCAGCCCCTGA
- a CDS encoding NAD(P)-dependent glycerol-3-phosphate dehydrogenase: MIEQVAIIGDGQMATVCGVMLADRGIHVRMWGRSREHIEALKVTRENRRYLPGLKIPNRVSFTHDARAVFSGAELILTAVPCQYMRAIWTSIREHYPVGVPVASVSKGIENDTLLRPTQIVQDVLGDVPVVALSGPSIAAELANCLPATVVAASENREVARLVQQTFSSQWFRVYTNTDLLGVELAGAMKNVIALAAGVVDGLKAGDNAKAALLTRGLVEIQRLGVAMGARPETFAGLAGLGDLVTTCISPMGRNRSAGELIGKGNKPEDVMKSTPSVIEGIPTTRSVVQLAARCGVEMPITEAVHAVLFEGKEVIATLSELMSRRLKDED; the protein is encoded by the coding sequence ATGATCGAACAGGTGGCCATTATCGGCGACGGGCAAATGGCAACGGTTTGCGGCGTGATGCTCGCCGACCGCGGCATCCATGTGCGCATGTGGGGGCGTTCGAGAGAACACATCGAAGCGTTGAAGGTGACGCGCGAGAATCGGCGTTACCTTCCCGGTCTGAAAATTCCCAATCGCGTATCCTTCACGCACGATGCGCGGGCGGTCTTCAGCGGCGCGGAGTTGATTTTGACCGCCGTGCCGTGCCAGTACATGCGCGCGATCTGGACATCCATCCGTGAACATTATCCCGTCGGCGTTCCGGTCGCGAGCGTGTCGAAGGGAATCGAGAATGACACCCTGCTTCGGCCGACGCAGATCGTACAGGATGTGCTGGGCGACGTGCCGGTGGTTGCCCTTAGCGGGCCGAGCATCGCGGCGGAACTCGCGAATTGCCTGCCAGCGACCGTCGTGGCGGCCAGCGAGAATCGCGAGGTCGCCCGGCTTGTGCAGCAGACATTCTCGTCGCAATGGTTCCGCGTATATACCAACACCGACCTGCTGGGAGTCGAACTCGCAGGCGCTATGAAGAACGTCATCGCCCTGGCCGCCGGAGTCGTGGACGGACTGAAGGCCGGCGACAACGCGAAAGCGGCGCTGCTTACGCGCGGCCTGGTCGAGATTCAGCGACTGGGCGTCGCGATGGGGGCCCGACCGGAAACCTTCGCCGGATTGGCCGGCCTGGGCGATCTGGTGACGACCTGTATCTCGCCGATGGGCCGCAATCGATCGGCCGGTGAACTGATCGGAAAAGGGAACAAGCCTGAAGATGTCATGAAATCGACACCTTCCGTGATCGAGGGCATCCCGACCACGCGGAGCGTGGTCCAATTGGCAGCCCGATGCGGCGTCGAAATGCCCATCACCGAAGCGGTTCATGCTGTGCTCTTCGAGGGCAAGGAAGTCATCGCGACGCTGAGCGAGTTGATGAGCCGACGGTTAAAGGACGAGGACTGA